A part of Candidatus Bathyarchaeota archaeon genomic DNA contains:
- a CDS encoding FprA family A-type flavoprotein, with protein MAKILVLYYSKTGNTEKMARAVAEGAKTVQGIEVELTYHVTAEQLKEFDAIIVGTPTYHHDTTIDIKKLFEDAAAKNIDLKDKAGAAFGSYGWSGEAPRLVLEIMKNRFSMDVAEPPLLAKYTPDQAMLEKCKEFGRRVAERLIHK; from the coding sequence GTGGCAAAAATTCTAGTACTTTATTATAGTAAGACTGGCAACACTGAGAAGATGGCTAGGGCCGTGGCTGAAGGCGCAAAAACAGTGCAAGGCATCGAAGTGGAATTAACCTATCATGTGACGGCGGAGCAGCTGAAGGAGTTTGACGCCATAATTGTGGGGACACCAACATATCACCATGACACAACCATCGACATTAAAAAGCTGTTTGAAGATGCGGCTGCAAAAAACATAGACTTGAAGGACAAGGCTGGTGCTGCTTTTGGATCCTACGGGTGGAGTGGCGAAGCCCCGAGACTGGTCCTTGAAATTATGAAAAACAGGTTTAGTATGGACGTGGCGGAGCCTCCTCTTTTGGCGAAGTACACACCGGACCAAGCGATGCTTGAAAAGTGCAAGGAGTTTGGGCGGAGAGTTGCTGAGAGGCTTATCCATAAATAG
- a CDS encoding peroxiredoxin: MEKVEEKKPLLSLGEVVPDFEALTTHGKIRLSDFKGRWVILFSHPADFTPVCTTEFVAFAQIYPELVKRNVQLIGLSIDSVYSHIAWVKTIKEKFGITIPFPVIADLDMKVASLFGMIHPKQSTTAAVRCVFVIDPEMKLRAMIYYPLNVGRNMDEILRLIDALQTADKYKVALPANWRPGDPVIVPPPTTQEDAEKRLQEAAQQGYECVDWFLCKKKLP; encoded by the coding sequence ATGGAGAAAGTTGAAGAGAAAAAACCGCTTTTGAGTCTCGGCGAAGTGGTTCCAGATTTTGAGGCGCTGACAACCCATGGCAAGATTAGGCTTTCAGACTTTAAGGGAAGATGGGTTATCCTGTTTTCACATCCCGCTGACTTCACACCTGTCTGCACAACGGAGTTTGTGGCTTTCGCTCAAATTTATCCTGAGCTTGTCAAACGCAACGTCCAACTTATAGGATTAAGCATTGACAGTGTCTACTCCCACATCGCATGGGTTAAAACCATCAAGGAAAAATTTGGCATAACAATACCATTCCCAGTGATCGCCGATTTAGACATGAAAGTAGCCAGCTTATTCGGCATGATACATCCCAAACAAAGCACGACAGCAGCAGTTCGCTGTGTCTTTGTAATAGACCCGGAAATGAAATTACGCGCAATGATATATTACCCGCTGAATGTAGGTAGAAACATGGACGAGATTTTGAGGCTTATTGACGCGCTACAAACAGCTGACAAGTACAAGGTGGCTTTGCCAGCCAACTGGAGACCCGGCGACCCGGTGATAGTGCCGCCTCCAACAACTCAAGAGGATGCTGAAAAACGTTTGCAGGAAGCCGCTCAACAAGGCTACGAGTGCGTTGACTGGTTCCTATGCAAGAAAAAGCTTCCATAA
- a CDS encoding superoxide dismutase → MEVNALEQTKLYVLPQLLYGYGDLQPYMSEEQLRIHHTKHHQAYVNGANAILQRLDKARRENLDIDVKATLKELSWNVAGHLLHSLFWGNLAPPSRDGGKPGGKLADKIAEEFGSFERFKKEFSQAALSVEGSGWAALTLCRQTGRLMLMQVEKHNVNVYPMFRILMVLDVFEHAYYIDYKNDRAKFVEAFWNIVNWDEVDRRLEESLK, encoded by the coding sequence ATGGAGGTGAATGCTTTGGAGCAGACTAAACTCTATGTTTTGCCGCAGCTGCTTTACGGCTATGGAGATTTGCAGCCTTACATGTCTGAGGAGCAGTTGCGGATACACCACACCAAACACCATCAAGCCTACGTTAACGGGGCGAACGCCATCCTCCAAAGGCTGGACAAAGCTCGCAGGGAAAACCTAGACATCGACGTTAAGGCTACACTTAAAGAGCTTTCATGGAACGTGGCTGGGCATTTGCTGCATTCGCTATTCTGGGGCAACCTAGCCCCGCCAAGCAGAGACGGCGGGAAGCCCGGCGGCAAACTCGCCGATAAAATCGCTGAAGAATTCGGAAGCTTTGAACGCTTCAAGAAAGAGTTTTCACAGGCAGCTCTAAGCGTTGAAGGCTCCGGCTGGGCAGCCCTAACATTATGTAGGCAGACGGGCCGCCTAATGCTTATGCAGGTGGAAAAACACAACGTGAACGTTTATCCAATGTTCCGCATACTAATGGTTTTAGATGTTTTCGAACACGCCTACTACATAGACTACAAAAATGACAGAGCCAAGTTCGTCGAAGCTTTCTGGAACATAGTAAACTGGGACGAAGTCGACAGACGCTTGGAAGAATCCCTAAAATAG
- a CDS encoding demethoxyubiquinone hydroxylase family protein, translating into MLSQMPTKMEKVSKKPLDCEILRVAIIAELDAVNLYEQMAAVANNEKVKKVLLEVAKEEKTHVGEFQALLLKEDVEQAQELEKGKKEVEEITE; encoded by the coding sequence ATGTTATCCCAGATGCCTACCAAGATGGAGAAGGTTTCAAAGAAGCCGTTAGACTGTGAAATTTTGAGGGTTGCTATAATCGCTGAATTGGACGCTGTGAACCTTTATGAGCAAATGGCAGCCGTCGCTAACAATGAGAAGGTCAAGAAAGTGCTCTTAGAAGTTGCCAAGGAAGAGAAAACCCATGTCGGCGAGTTTCAAGCATTGCTCCTGAAGGAGGATGTAGAGCAAGCCCAAGAGTTGGAAAAGGGGAAAAAAGAAGTCGAGGAAATAACAGAATAA
- a CDS encoding rubredoxin — MPLTKWECSICGYIYDPVIGDPEHGVKPGTPFEALPEDWVCPICGAPKDQFVKKE, encoded by the coding sequence ATGCCTTTGACAAAGTGGGAATGCTCGATTTGCGGGTACATTTACGACCCGGTGATTGGAGACCCGGAGCACGGCGTAAAACCCGGAACACCCTTCGAGGCTCTACCTGAAGATTGGGTTTGCCCAATTTGCGGAGCCCCTAAAGACCAGTTTGTTAAGAAGGAATAG
- a CDS encoding copper-translocating P-type ATPase, giving the protein MSTHSHHHHAHHVGEFKRRFWVSLVLTVPILLLSEMIQMWFGLEWLKIPFQKEILSLLSLIVYVYGGWPFLKGLTDEIKAKQPGMMTLIGVAISVAMFYSLGTVFVFSGKDFYWELATLIDVMLLGHWVEAKSVMGASMALEELVRIMPTSAHLVKNGEIVDVPTAQLQKGDVVLVRPGEKIPSDGVVVEGTSSVNEALLTGESKPISKTIGDKVVGGSINSEGMLKVRIERIGEETYLAQVIKLVKQAQESRSRTQDLANRAAALLFYVALVAGITSFIAWSFLAGSDAALERAVTVLVIACPHALGLAIPLVVAISTSITAKSGILIRDRRAFEMVKDVDVVVFDKTGTLTVGKFGVTDIVTQMSEEKLLSLTAAVELNSEHVIAKAIVEYARNKGAKIPQVKEFKALPGRGAYAKVGKNEVYVGSVNLLDELGISVNDPKIAELQRQGKTVVFVVVDGKLAGALALADIIREESYEAVRELKKRGVKVYMLTGDSEEVASWVAKELGIDNYFARVLPDKKAEKIKFLRDGGYRVAMVGDGINDAPALVTADVGIAIGAGTDVAIESADIILVRNDPRDVVKAIDVSRKTYSKMVQNLWWAAGYNTVTIPLAAGVLAGYGVNLPPAIGAIIMSLSTVIVALNSQTLRKYEPEVVKGIMAKKRLVTDPVCGMKIDPDTAYSKIEYDGRVIYFCSRICEEEFKKNPKKYAK; this is encoded by the coding sequence TTGAGCACCCATAGTCATCATCACCATGCCCATCACGTGGGGGAATTTAAGCGGAGATTTTGGGTTTCGCTTGTGTTAACGGTTCCAATTTTGCTACTTTCCGAAATGATTCAGATGTGGTTTGGCTTAGAGTGGCTTAAAATCCCCTTCCAGAAGGAAATCCTTTCACTGTTATCTCTGATAGTCTATGTTTATGGCGGCTGGCCCTTCCTCAAAGGCTTGACGGACGAGATTAAGGCTAAACAGCCGGGCATGATGACGCTTATCGGTGTAGCCATTTCAGTTGCTATGTTCTACTCGCTTGGAACAGTCTTTGTCTTTAGCGGAAAAGACTTCTACTGGGAGCTTGCAACATTGATTGATGTTATGCTTTTGGGTCATTGGGTTGAAGCCAAGAGCGTTATGGGCGCTTCCATGGCACTGGAGGAGCTTGTCCGCATAATGCCAACATCAGCCCACTTGGTCAAAAATGGCGAAATCGTAGATGTGCCAACAGCCCAGCTGCAGAAGGGCGACGTTGTGTTAGTTCGCCCCGGAGAGAAAATACCGTCAGACGGCGTTGTCGTTGAGGGTACGTCTTCGGTTAACGAGGCGCTGCTGACTGGGGAGTCAAAGCCCATAAGCAAAACCATCGGCGACAAAGTGGTGGGCGGCTCCATAAACAGCGAAGGCATGCTAAAAGTGCGTATTGAAAGGATAGGCGAAGAAACCTATCTAGCGCAGGTCATAAAGCTTGTCAAACAAGCCCAAGAAAGCCGTTCGCGAACACAGGATTTGGCGAACAGGGCTGCAGCTCTGCTCTTTTACGTGGCGCTTGTGGCTGGAATAACCTCCTTCATAGCATGGAGTTTTCTGGCTGGTTCAGATGCTGCCCTTGAAAGGGCTGTAACAGTGCTTGTCATCGCTTGTCCCCATGCGCTTGGCTTGGCGATACCGCTGGTTGTGGCAATTTCCACATCAATAACCGCAAAGAGCGGCATCCTCATAAGGGATAGACGTGCCTTTGAAATGGTTAAAGACGTGGACGTTGTAGTCTTCGACAAAACCGGCACCTTAACTGTTGGCAAGTTCGGCGTAACAGACATCGTTACACAAATGTCTGAGGAAAAGCTTTTGAGTTTAACAGCCGCCGTTGAACTCAACTCAGAGCACGTGATTGCAAAAGCCATAGTGGAGTACGCCAGAAACAAGGGAGCCAAAATTCCACAAGTCAAAGAATTTAAGGCTCTACCTGGGCGAGGTGCCTACGCCAAGGTTGGAAAAAACGAGGTTTATGTTGGAAGCGTAAATCTCCTAGACGAGTTGGGCATAAGCGTCAACGACCCAAAAATAGCGGAGTTGCAAAGGCAAGGCAAAACCGTTGTCTTTGTGGTTGTTGATGGCAAGCTTGCCGGCGCCTTGGCTTTGGCTGACATTATTAGGGAAGAATCCTACGAGGCTGTTAGGGAACTCAAAAAGAGAGGCGTAAAGGTTTACATGCTTACCGGTGACTCGGAAGAAGTTGCCAGCTGGGTTGCCAAGGAACTCGGCATAGACAACTATTTCGCCAGAGTTTTACCCGACAAAAAGGCGGAAAAAATAAAGTTTCTAAGAGACGGAGGCTACCGCGTTGCCATGGTAGGCGACGGCATCAACGACGCTCCGGCGCTTGTCACAGCGGATGTGGGCATAGCCATAGGCGCTGGAACAGACGTGGCAATTGAAAGCGCCGACATAATCCTCGTTCGAAACGACCCGCGGGACGTGGTTAAAGCCATAGACGTTTCCCGCAAAACCTACTCTAAAATGGTTCAAAACCTATGGTGGGCAGCCGGCTACAACACGGTGACAATACCCTTAGCAGCAGGTGTGCTAGCAGGCTACGGCGTGAATCTACCGCCAGCCATCGGCGCGATAATAATGTCCCTAAGCACTGTTATAGTCGCCTTAAATAGTCAGACTTTAAGG
- a CDS encoding OsmC family protein, translating into MVQKLRSTAKLVKDFRINVDNGRAHSVCLDLPPELGTNMGPTALELCVMSYAGCFATIFALMAKKMRVQLNDLEVKLEAVKSDEAGTLTEAAFDILVKTDASEETVQRIFKLTVENCPVGKLFERANVKISYNLKTER; encoded by the coding sequence TTGGTGCAGAAGCTTCGTTCCACAGCTAAGCTTGTGAAAGACTTTCGAATAAATGTTGACAACGGCAGAGCCCACAGCGTCTGCCTTGACCTACCGCCTGAACTTGGAACAAATATGGGACCCACAGCTCTTGAATTATGCGTAATGAGCTATGCGGGCTGTTTCGCAACAATTTTCGCTTTGATGGCTAAGAAAATGAGAGTTCAGCTTAATGACTTGGAAGTTAAACTTGAAGCCGTAAAATCCGACGAGGCTGGAACCCTAACAGAAGCAGCTTTTGATATCCTCGTGAAAACCGACGCTTCAGAGGAAACAGTTCAGAGAATTTTCAAGCTGACGGTGGAAAACTGTCCGGTTGGGAAGCTTTTCGAAAGAGCCAACGTCAAGATCAGCTATAACCTAAAAACAGAAAGATAG
- a CDS encoding vitamin B12-dependent ribonucleotide reductase, with product MPITRIRKRDGRIVDFNHERIRSAIHKAFVAVELENGEKAEKLTREVVGLLEERFKEKIPSVEDVQDAVIEVLKKNGFEEVAVEYQAYRERKTEIRQLRAQLGIEEPKLSVNALEVLKKRYLLKDENERVIETPAQMFRRVARAIARVDRRYGDNPKTSEETFYKMMARLEFLPNSPTLFNAGTRLGQLSACFVLPVEDSLDSIFTAVKNMALIEKSGGGVGFDFSRLRPKGDIVMSTKGVASGPVSFMRVFDVATEVIKAGGKRRGAMMGILRIDHPDILEFITAKQKPGFLSNFNISVAVTDDFMKAVEENGNYWLINPRNRDKTSELKAREVWDLIARSAWASGDPGVIFIDEVNRHNPTPELGRIEATNPCGEQPLLPYESCNLGSINLSRMVENGKISWEKLRETVHNAVHFLDNVIDANKYPLKEIERITKANRKIGLGVMGFADMLIKLGIPYNSEQALELAEKLMRFIDEEAHRKSEEIAEKRGSFPNFDKSIWKDKYKAMRNATVTTIAPTGSISIIAGCSSGIEPLFAISFIRNVLDGTRLFETNPLFEIIAKERGFYDARLLEEIAKTGSVQKIDKIPEDVKKVFVTALDIAPEWHVRMQAAFQKYTDNAVSKTVNLPFEATVEDVRKVFELAWRLKCKGITVFRYGSKPEQVLYIGEVKTAEKTFVAAESEYAGGCPAKTCPFPG from the coding sequence ATGCCCATAACAAGAATTAGAAAGAGAGACGGTCGCATAGTTGACTTTAACCATGAACGGATTCGAAGCGCCATTCACAAGGCTTTTGTAGCCGTGGAACTTGAAAATGGCGAAAAAGCTGAAAAACTGACACGAGAAGTTGTAGGGCTTCTGGAGGAAAGGTTTAAGGAAAAAATTCCATCAGTTGAAGATGTTCAAGACGCGGTTATAGAGGTTTTAAAGAAAAATGGTTTCGAAGAGGTGGCCGTTGAATATCAAGCCTATAGAGAGAGAAAGACGGAGATAAGGCAGCTTAGGGCGCAGCTTGGAATTGAAGAACCGAAGTTGTCGGTTAATGCGCTTGAAGTCTTGAAGAAACGTTATCTATTGAAAGATGAAAACGAGCGTGTAATTGAGACTCCTGCGCAAATGTTCCGTCGAGTTGCCAGAGCCATAGCAAGAGTAGACAGAAGATATGGTGATAATCCGAAGACAAGCGAGGAAACTTTTTACAAAATGATGGCAAGGCTGGAATTTCTGCCGAATTCACCTACACTTTTTAATGCGGGCACAAGACTTGGACAACTTTCTGCATGTTTTGTGCTACCGGTTGAAGACTCATTAGACAGTATTTTCACGGCGGTGAAGAATATGGCTTTAATTGAGAAGAGCGGCGGTGGGGTGGGCTTCGACTTTTCAAGGCTTAGACCGAAAGGTGACATAGTGATGTCCACAAAGGGCGTAGCTTCTGGGCCAGTAAGTTTCATGAGGGTTTTCGACGTTGCCACAGAAGTTATAAAGGCTGGCGGAAAGCGGAGAGGTGCTATGATGGGTATTCTGCGCATCGACCATCCAGACATATTAGAGTTTATAACAGCTAAACAGAAACCCGGCTTCTTGTCTAATTTTAACATTTCAGTGGCGGTGACAGATGATTTCATGAAAGCGGTTGAAGAAAACGGCAACTACTGGCTTATTAACCCAAGAAATAGAGATAAGACAAGCGAGCTTAAAGCCAGAGAAGTTTGGGATTTAATTGCACGTTCCGCGTGGGCGAGCGGTGATCCCGGCGTAATATTCATAGACGAAGTTAATAGGCATAACCCTACACCAGAGTTAGGGCGTATAGAAGCAACCAACCCATGTGGTGAACAGCCGCTTTTGCCTTACGAGTCGTGTAATCTCGGTTCAATTAACCTTTCCCGCATGGTGGAAAACGGGAAAATCAGCTGGGAAAAACTTAGAGAAACCGTGCACAATGCCGTCCACTTCTTAGACAATGTTATAGACGCTAACAAATATCCGCTAAAGGAGATTGAAAGGATAACAAAAGCAAATAGGAAAATAGGCCTAGGCGTGATGGGATTCGCTGATATGCTCATAAAGCTTGGGATCCCATACAATTCTGAACAAGCCTTGGAACTTGCCGAAAAACTGATGCGTTTTATCGACGAGGAAGCCCACCGTAAGTCTGAGGAAATAGCTGAAAAACGTGGGTCATTCCCAAACTTTGACAAAAGTATCTGGAAAGATAAGTACAAGGCTATGAGAAACGCCACAGTCACTACTATTGCACCAACAGGTAGCATAAGCATTATAGCCGGTTGCTCTTCAGGGATTGAACCCCTGTTCGCTATATCTTTCATTAGAAACGTTTTAGATGGTACAAGACTTTTTGAAACGAATCCGCTTTTCGAAATAATAGCCAAGGAAAGAGGCTTCTATGATGCAAGGCTTCTTGAGGAGATTGCTAAAACTGGTTCTGTGCAGAAAATTGACAAGATTCCAGAAGACGTGAAAAAGGTTTTCGTAACAGCCTTGGACATTGCGCCAGAATGGCACGTGCGGATGCAGGCTGCCTTCCAGAAATATACGGATAACGCTGTTTCAAAAACTGTAAACTTACCTTTCGAGGCTACTGTTGAGGACGTCCGTAAAGTGTTTGAACTTGCTTGGCGGTTGAAATGTAAGGGTATAACGGTGTTCCGTTATGGAAGCAAGCCGGAGCAAGTGCTCTACATTGGCGAGGTGAAAACTGCTGAGAAAACTTTCGTGGCAGCAGAATCAGAATATGCTGGAGGGTGTCCCGCTAAAACTTGCCCGTTCCCCGGATAG
- a CDS encoding ferritin, protein MVSKKLLEMLNDAIAREMQVAIQYMWQHVQWSGVKGFAVQEELKKVAITEMKHAEAIAERLFYLGGTPTTKPTEIFVGKTLKEMIERDIKDEENAINLYKEIIAQAQKEGDVTTAFLFEGILKDEEEHHDLFTTLAEEL, encoded by the coding sequence TTGGTTTCTAAAAAGTTGTTGGAAATGTTGAATGACGCCATCGCAAGGGAGATGCAAGTCGCTATCCAATACATGTGGCAGCACGTTCAATGGAGCGGAGTTAAAGGCTTCGCCGTCCAAGAAGAACTCAAAAAAGTGGCAATTACAGAGATGAAGCATGCAGAAGCTATTGCTGAAAGGCTTTTCTATTTAGGCGGGACGCCCACCACAAAGCCAACCGAAATTTTTGTTGGTAAAACCCTTAAGGAAATGATTGAACGAGACATAAAAGACGAGGAAAACGCCATAAACCTATACAAGGAGATAATAGCCCAAGCCCAGAAAGAGGGCGATGTAACAACAGCATTCTTATTTGAAGGAATTCTCAAGGACGAAGAGGAACACCATGACCTATTCACAACTCTAGCAGAAGAACTATAA
- a CDS encoding Lrp/AsnC family transcriptional regulator yields the protein MARKNAEIDEVDQKILKLLQEDARLPFLEIAQKLRLSESTIRKRVQALKEKGVIKRFTVEINPAMIGLNTVAIVGIDVDPPKLLEVAQKLCEFKEIRSVATSTGDHMIMTEIWTKDGRELTRLISEKIGPIEGVKKICPAIILEKLKG from the coding sequence ATGGCGCGAAAAAATGCGGAAATAGACGAAGTTGATCAGAAAATCCTAAAGCTTCTGCAGGAGGATGCAAGGCTTCCCTTTTTAGAGATAGCTCAAAAGCTCAGATTAAGCGAGTCCACAATCCGCAAGAGGGTTCAAGCCCTTAAAGAAAAAGGCGTAATAAAAAGGTTCACTGTTGAAATAAACCCAGCGATGATAGGATTAAACACCGTGGCTATTGTTGGCATAGATGTGGATCCACCTAAACTTTTGGAGGTTGCCCAAAAACTCTGCGAGTTCAAAGAAATCCGAAGCGTCGCCACATCCACCGGCGACCACATGATAATGACGGAAATCTGGACAAAAGACGGCCGAGAACTAACGAGGCTTATATCTGAAAAAATCGGGCCAATAGAAGGGGTTAAGAAAATCTGTCCCGCAATAATTCTTGAGAAGCTTAAAGGCTAG
- a CDS encoding nicotinate phosphoribosyltransferase: protein MKGTLGFVNESNMSMLTDLYELTMCASYFDHKKFEPATFDLFIRRLPPNRSYFLFAGLEQVLLFLEKMKFTEEHIKYLKSLGFKDDFLNYLKDFRFTGDVWAVPEGTVVFPNEPLIRVTAPIIEAQLIETFALNTINLQTTIATKASRVVYAAKGRTVIEFGLRREHGTDAGMKVARASYIAGCNGTSNVLAGMVYGMPVFGTMAHSFVMFFSNELESFRAFARTFPDKVTLLIDTFDNVKGAENAIKVAKELERQGFRLRGVRIDSGDLVAISHRVREMLDKNGLGYVQIFASGDLDEYRIEELLSRGAKIDAFGVGTKMGTSADRPYVDIIYKLCERANEKGEFVPIMKLSERKATLPGRKQVHRFVDDKGNFIKDVIALEGEKISGEPLLVKVMEKGRIVYNLPSLEDIRKRALDNLARLPDKYKRLRGAAKYPVKLSPKLRSLIKELSEKLRKTEEAIASLGGQP from the coding sequence ATGAAAGGCACGTTGGGCTTCGTTAACGAGTCTAACATGAGCATGCTCACAGATTTATACGAGCTTACCATGTGTGCTAGCTATTTTGACCACAAAAAGTTTGAGCCAGCCACCTTCGACCTATTCATTAGGCGTCTTCCACCAAACCGTTCCTATTTCCTTTTTGCTGGTTTAGAACAGGTTCTGCTTTTTCTAGAAAAAATGAAGTTCACAGAAGAACACATAAAATATCTGAAAAGTTTAGGGTTTAAGGATGATTTTCTGAATTATTTGAAGGATTTCCGCTTCACTGGTGATGTTTGGGCGGTTCCGGAGGGGACTGTGGTTTTTCCAAACGAGCCTTTGATTAGGGTTACAGCCCCAATAATCGAGGCTCAGTTGATAGAGACCTTCGCCTTGAACACCATTAATTTGCAGACAACCATCGCTACAAAAGCTTCTAGAGTTGTTTACGCTGCTAAAGGCAGAACCGTAATCGAGTTTGGATTAAGACGGGAACACGGAACGGATGCTGGCATGAAGGTTGCACGGGCAAGCTACATAGCTGGCTGCAACGGCACGTCAAACGTTCTCGCCGGAATGGTTTATGGCATGCCAGTTTTTGGGACTATGGCGCATTCTTTTGTCATGTTTTTCAGTAATGAGTTAGAATCTTTTAGGGCTTTTGCTAGAACGTTTCCAGATAAGGTTACGCTTCTCATAGACACCTTTGACAACGTTAAGGGTGCTGAAAACGCCATAAAAGTCGCTAAAGAGCTTGAAAGACAAGGGTTTAGACTTCGAGGGGTACGTATTGACAGCGGTGACCTTGTGGCGATAAGCCACAGGGTTAGAGAGATGCTCGATAAAAATGGGCTTGGCTATGTGCAAATTTTCGCCAGCGGAGACCTAGACGAGTATAGAATAGAAGAACTATTGAGTAGGGGGGCAAAAATTGATGCTTTCGGCGTTGGTACAAAGATGGGGACTTCAGCTGACAGACCGTATGTGGATATAATATACAAGCTGTGCGAAAGAGCCAACGAAAAAGGCGAGTTTGTTCCGATAATGAAGCTCAGCGAAAGAAAAGCCACATTGCCTGGAAGAAAACAGGTCCATAGATTTGTAGACGACAAAGGCAACTTTATAAAGGACGTCATAGCTCTCGAAGGCGAAAAAATCAGCGGGGAACCACTGCTGGTTAAAGTCATGGAAAAGGGCAGAATAGTGTACAATTTGCCTTCGCTTGAGGATATCCGGAAAAGGGCTTTAGACAATCTTGCTAGACTTCCAGACAAATACAAGCGCCTCCGGGGCGCTGCCAAATACCCTGTTAAGCTTAGCCCAAAGCTTAGAAGTCTCATTAAAGAGTTGAGCGAGAAACTGCGGAAAACAGAGGAAGCAATTGCCAGTTTAGGCGGACAGCCTTAA
- a CDS encoding translation initiation factor, producing the protein MADICQICGLPKDLCVCGEIGKEQQRIRIRFETRKFGRPTTIVEGLDNKDTDIGSIAQKLKSFCACGGTAKNGQIILQGDHREKVRQYLIKLGYPEENIEVQ; encoded by the coding sequence ATGGCGGATATCTGTCAAATATGCGGGCTTCCCAAGGACTTATGTGTCTGCGGTGAAATAGGAAAAGAGCAGCAAAGGATTCGCATAAGGTTTGAAACAAGGAAGTTTGGCAGACCAACAACAATTGTGGAAGGCTTGGACAACAAAGACACAGACATCGGAAGCATAGCACAAAAACTCAAAAGCTTCTGCGCTTGTGGTGGGACAGCAAAAAATGGACAAATAATACTCCAAGGAGACCACCGCGAAAAAGTTCGCCAGTACCTAATAAAACTCGGATATCCTGAGGAAAACATAGAAGTTCAGTAG